In Treponema rectale, a single genomic region encodes these proteins:
- a CDS encoding glucosaminidase domain-containing protein yields the protein MKKLIAALFCAAVFILSSCVSTSSNGFRISRNLTDKGVMSKDSLVNFFMANNPDADRKEIKKLAALYISEAKTEGINSDCAFIQMCHETGFLKFGNLVTPDMHNYCGLGAIDAEHTGERFATMKDGVRAHIQHLHAYATPETVSLKNKCIDSRYKWVRPRGKAPTIEGLTKTWAADPEYSVKLEAMLVRLEKF from the coding sequence ATGAAAAAACTTATAGCTGCATTATTCTGTGCAGCTGTTTTTATTTTAAGCAGCTGCGTATCCACCTCCTCTAACGGTTTTAGAATTTCGAGGAACCTTACTGATAAAGGGGTCATGTCAAAAGACTCTCTTGTAAACTTCTTTATGGCAAACAATCCGGATGCAGACAGGAAGGAAATTAAAAAACTTGCAGCCCTCTACATCAGCGAGGCAAAAACTGAAGGAATAAACAGTGACTGCGCTTTTATTCAAATGTGCCACGAAACAGGCTTCCTTAAATTCGGAAACCTTGTTACTCCAGACATGCACAACTACTGCGGACTGGGGGCAATAGATGCTGAACATACAGGAGAACGTTTTGCCACAATGAAAGACGGAGTCAGGGCACATATTCAGCATCTTCATGCCTACGCTACACCCGAAACAGTTTCTCTAAAAAACAAATGCATCGACAGCAGGTACAAATGGGTAAGACCGCGGGGAAAAGCACCCACAATAGAAGGACTTACAAAAACCTGGGCTGCAGATCCTGAATATTCAGTAAAGCTTGAGGCAATGCTTGTCCGTCTGGAAAAGTTTTAG
- the pyrH gene encoding UMP kinase: MTTKVLSVGGSIIAPDAPDTEFLSAFAKMICTWLEENKDARLIFVAGGGGPARTYQNAYKDVAAKFGDTEKKAAAFENEADLNYACDWLGIMATRLNAQILKTVFGPLCKQDVVTDPTAVSDFTGRILVAAGWKPGFSTDNDAVLLAERFNADTVVNLSNIAKVYTDDPRKNPDAKPIDEISWADFRKIVGDEWVPGKNCPFDPIASKKSQELGLTVICAAGKDIPNIRAILDGKNYTGTTIR, translated from the coding sequence ATGACTACAAAAGTTTTAAGTGTCGGAGGATCAATTATTGCCCCTGATGCACCTGATACTGAATTTCTCAGTGCCTTTGCAAAAATGATATGCACATGGCTTGAAGAAAACAAAGATGCCCGCCTTATTTTTGTTGCCGGAGGCGGCGGTCCTGCAAGAACATATCAGAATGCATATAAAGATGTTGCTGCAAAATTCGGAGATACAGAAAAAAAAGCTGCAGCTTTTGAAAATGAAGCAGATCTGAACTATGCCTGTGACTGGCTTGGAATCATGGCTACCCGTCTTAATGCACAGATTCTTAAAACAGTTTTCGGACCTTTGTGCAAACAGGATGTGGTTACAGATCCTACTGCCGTTTCTGATTTTACAGGACGCATTCTTGTTGCAGCAGGATGGAAACCAGGTTTTTCTACAGATAACGATGCCGTTCTTCTTGCTGAACGTTTTAATGCCGACACAGTTGTAAACCTTTCTAATATTGCAAAAGTTTATACTGATGATCCAAGAAAGAATCCTGATGCAAAACCGATTGATGAAATCAGCTGGGCTGACTTCCGTAAAATTGTCGGAGATGAATGGGTTCCAGGTAAAAACTGTCCGTTTGATCCGATTGCTTCTAAAAAATCACAGGAACTTGGTCTTACAGTAATCTGTGCTGCAGGAAAAGATATTCCTAACATCCGTGCAATTCTTGACGGAAAAAACTATACGGGAACAACAATCAGATAA
- a CDS encoding transglutaminase domain-containing protein — protein sequence MNFKNPFFNLIRRSPAVRFALFFGLIALIIFGSAFIGKQTQKKPVISRITPVIGLPGSMMTIYGENFGKVKDSSYVEISGSKINEQNFSFWSDTKIQFTIPDNVSDGLVIVGNSSGRSAPAFFANENRIPVAVRPDPQTTIPVVSSITDSAQIGDIITITGKNFGTARGNSKVFFTANRDEISLDNTFENFICASENDYDYILWTDGEISVKVPDGAASGPVYVMTSKGSSEPVRTAISFPAGKKSFNNKHTFVVQITADVSTGNAANEAFITLYMPRPAESSVQPSVNLNEYYPEPLIKDDPKDIIYQKSINSITNHKQRFSQTYVISSYSMNSNIIPAKITGYADTKSVLYNAYTTPDFCIPSNNETVIELKNHIIGKEKNPYKKALLIYNYLLDNYKLESKVRTGDASVLDLPRRNSGDAYDFAIMFTALCRAAGIPAIPCSGILAESSSVTHPHWWAEIYFEKFGWFPVDPALGSGMEFTPFVPVENPRNYYFGNIDCQHIYFSRGWNQIRASLTNSKTVYLPRSYALQSIWEEASDETSSYSSLWNPPSINGIY from the coding sequence GTGAATTTTAAAAATCCATTTTTTAATCTCATAAGACGCTCTCCGGCAGTCAGATTCGCACTGTTTTTTGGTCTGATTGCCCTTATTATTTTCGGTTCCGCATTCATCGGAAAACAGACTCAGAAAAAACCTGTCATCAGCCGGATAACTCCAGTCATAGGACTTCCGGGAAGCATGATGACAATCTACGGAGAAAACTTCGGAAAAGTAAAGGACAGTTCTTACGTAGAAATTTCAGGCTCAAAAATCAATGAACAGAATTTTTCTTTCTGGTCCGATACTAAAATTCAGTTTACCATCCCGGACAATGTATCCGACGGACTTGTAATCGTAGGAAACTCTTCAGGCAGGTCGGCTCCGGCTTTTTTTGCCAATGAAAACAGAATTCCTGTTGCAGTACGGCCGGATCCTCAGACAACAATTCCTGTCGTATCTTCCATAACTGATTCTGCACAAATCGGTGACATAATTACGATAACCGGAAAAAACTTTGGAACAGCCCGGGGCAATTCAAAAGTATTCTTTACGGCAAACCGGGATGAAATTTCCCTTGATAATACCTTCGAAAACTTTATCTGTGCCAGCGAAAATGATTATGACTACATTCTCTGGACGGACGGAGAAATTTCTGTAAAAGTTCCGGATGGAGCTGCTTCAGGTCCGGTTTATGTAATGACTTCAAAGGGCTCAAGCGAACCGGTACGTACGGCAATCAGCTTTCCTGCCGGGAAAAAATCCTTTAACAATAAACATACTTTTGTAGTTCAGATTACTGCAGACGTTTCTACCGGAAATGCAGCAAATGAAGCATTCATTACTCTTTATATGCCGCGCCCTGCCGAAAGTTCCGTTCAGCCGTCAGTAAATCTTAACGAGTATTACCCTGAACCTTTAATTAAAGATGATCCTAAAGATATTATTTATCAGAAATCAATTAATTCAATTACAAATCATAAACAGAGATTCAGCCAGACCTATGTAATTTCTTCATATTCCATGAATTCAAATATTATTCCGGCAAAAATTACAGGCTATGCAGATACAAAAAGCGTTCTGTACAATGCATATACAACCCCGGATTTTTGTATTCCTTCAAACAATGAAACGGTTATCGAACTTAAAAACCACATAATCGGAAAAGAAAAGAATCCTTACAAAAAAGCACTTCTTATATACAACTATCTTCTGGATAATTATAAACTGGAATCAAAAGTACGTACCGGAGACGCAAGCGTTCTGGATCTTCCACGACGGAATTCCGGAGATGCGTATGACTTTGCAATAATGTTTACAGCTTTGTGCCGTGCTGCAGGTATTCCGGCTATTCCATGCAGCGGAATTCTTGCAGAAAGTTCTTCCGTTACACATCCCCACTGGTGGGCTGAAATTTACTTTGAAAAATTCGGATGGTTCCCGGTTGATCCGGCTCTTGGTTCAGGAATGGAATTTACACCTTTCGTTCCGGTAGAAAATCCGAGAAACTATTACTTTGGAAACATCGACTGTCAGCATATTTATTTCAGCAGAGGCTGGAATCAGATACGTGCCTCCCTTACAAACAGCAAGACTGTTTATCTGCCGAGAAGTTATGCACTTCAGTCAATCTGGGAAGAAGCAAGTGATGAAACTTCCAGCTACAGTTCACTATGGAACCCGCCGTCTATAAACGGTATTTACTAA
- a CDS encoding phosphoribosylaminoimidazolecarboxamide formyltransferase yields MKEIELKYGCNPNQKPARVFMEDGDLPLTVLNGKPGYINLLDALNGWQLVKELKEATGMPAATSFKHVSPAGAAVGRPLSDTLKKIYYTDDVELTPLACAYARARGADRMSSFGDFISLSDKCDKATALLIKKEVSDGIIAPGYDDEALEILKAKKKGNYCVLQIDADYVPAASEKKQVFGVTFEQGHNFIKIDDSAVSNFVTENKTISKEERDNLLIALIILKYTQSNSVCYVKDGQAIGIGAGQQSRIHCTRLAGDKADKWWLRQSPKVLNLQFKDDIKRADRDNTIDVYTSDDYDDVLAEGVWQNFFKVKPEPFTREERKEWISKNTDVALGSDAFFPFGDNIIRAHRSGVKVIAQPGGSVRDDNVIEECNRYGIAMVFNGIRLFHH; encoded by the coding sequence ATGAAAGAAATCGAATTAAAGTACGGATGCAATCCAAACCAAAAACCCGCAAGAGTTTTCATGGAAGACGGGGACTTGCCGCTTACAGTATTAAACGGAAAGCCCGGTTACATCAATTTGCTTGATGCACTTAACGGCTGGCAGCTTGTAAAGGAATTAAAAGAAGCTACCGGAATGCCTGCTGCAACAAGCTTCAAACATGTATCTCCTGCAGGAGCTGCTGTCGGACGTCCTTTAAGTGACACTCTTAAAAAGATTTATTACACGGACGATGTTGAACTTACACCTTTGGCCTGTGCTTATGCCAGAGCAAGAGGTGCGGACAGAATGTCCAGCTTCGGAGATTTTATATCTCTCAGCGATAAGTGTGATAAAGCAACTGCCCTTCTTATAAAAAAAGAAGTCAGCGACGGAATCATAGCCCCTGGTTATGATGATGAAGCTCTTGAAATTCTTAAGGCAAAGAAAAAAGGCAACTACTGCGTTCTTCAGATTGATGCAGATTATGTTCCTGCTGCTTCTGAAAAGAAACAGGTGTTCGGAGTTACTTTTGAACAGGGACACAACTTCATTAAAATTGATGACAGTGCCGTTTCTAATTTTGTAACGGAGAATAAAACAATCTCTAAAGAAGAAAGAGACAATCTTCTTATAGCACTTATAATACTTAAATATACACAGTCAAATTCTGTATGTTACGTTAAAGACGGACAGGCAATCGGTATCGGTGCCGGACAGCAGAGCCGCATTCACTGTACACGCCTTGCCGGAGACAAAGCTGATAAATGGTGGCTCCGACAGTCTCCAAAAGTTCTTAACCTTCAGTTTAAGGATGACATCAAGCGCGCTGACCGTGACAATACTATCGATGTCTATACAAGCGATGATTATGATGACGTACTTGCAGAAGGCGTATGGCAGAACTTCTTTAAGGTAAAGCCGGAACCATTTACACGGGAAGAACGTAAGGAATGGATTTCTAAAAATACCGATGTTGCCCTTGGAAGTGATGCATTCTTCCCGTTTGGAGACAACATCATACGTGCTCACCGTTCAGGAGTAAAAGTAATTGCACAGCCGGGCGGTTCAGTTCGTGATGACAATGTCATAGAAGAATGCAACCGCTACGGTATCGCAATGGTATTTAACGGAATAAGACTTTTCCATCACTAA
- a CDS encoding anti-sigma factor family protein: protein MSTCPEKSIHSVYLDGELPQNYVTRYEAHVASCQECQKIQNALKKLRDFMQKDADLPAFSREDLDSSFNRLQVKLSYHKITGQSRPASGRFTALKYAATGIAAAAAVALVLPFAITKKTNTVTSVEEKFQPITRNVLKSPANNTVYTDGTFNTAELSSVFGGKSTVDYSVQATETVPYVKLATSAEKNKDNFSRMHLSSYDMFIQSPDMINEIPSYEQYSGNSFNFYTPTTVSYNNFNSDHTK from the coding sequence ATGTCTACCTGTCCTGAAAAAAGCATTCATTCTGTTTACCTTGACGGTGAACTCCCGCAGAATTATGTTACCCGCTATGAAGCTCATGTTGCATCATGTCAGGAATGTCAGAAAATACAGAACGCTCTTAAAAAGCTTCGTGACTTCATGCAGAAAGATGCAGATTTGCCGGCTTTCAGCAGGGAAGATCTTGATTCAAGTTTTAACAGGCTGCAGGTTAAGCTTTCTTATCACAAGATTACAGGTCAGAGCCGGCCGGCTTCCGGCAGATTTACTGCACTTAAATACGCTGCAACCGGAATTGCAGCAGCTGCCGCAGTTGCCCTGGTTCTTCCTTTTGCAATTACAAAGAAAACTAATACCGTTACTTCCGTAGAAGAAAAATTCCAGCCGATTACAAGGAATGTCCTTAAATCTCCGGCAAACAATACAGTTTATACAGACGGAACCTTCAACACAGCAGAACTTTCTTCTGTTTTCGGAGGAAAATCAACTGTTGATTATTCCGTTCAGGCAACGGAAACAGTTCCTTACGTAAAGTTAGCTACTTCTGCAGAAAAAAATAAAGATAATTTTTCAAGAATGCATCTTTCCAGCTATGACATGTTCATTCAGAGTCCGGACATGATTAATGAAATCCCAAGTTATGAACAGTATTCCGGAAATTCATTCAACTTTTATACACCGACAACTGTATCTTACAATAACTTTAATTCGGATCATACAAAGTGA
- a CDS encoding VIT domain-containing protein, which translates to MKKIFITSIFLFFTATIFAQQTSFINIRIRDSKTEGTVRLKELSAEAEVYADIAVTKLDMIIENTTASILEGEIEFPLGENESITGYALDIDGRMRNGVVVEKEKGRQIFEAVVRQGIDPGLVEKTAGNNFKTRVYPIPANGVRHLQITYQTELKNTDRYIFSALPENQLDSFDFKITILKNNALMPKELSDKNTFSFSEMNTGITATISKKNYKLTSPIIFEIPSETSDVQDVYTEDIGSSTYFYFSKKIKTEPEEKTLPEKLTVWWDISSSGEKRNIEKEVQLLETYAARLDNPEIMIIPFCNEVHKAKVFTGNSKQELKKLRDFILSLEYDGATNLDVDFNFAGGDELLIFTDGLSSWKDGSDFQQNISVPVYTINSSPSADHSRLKAMAEKNSGAYINLSNPSADVSYGLKKLLENPLRLIKIEYNKKAVEEIFPSEKSIVDENFSVAGILKKKEADVTLYFGHGTKIENSFTVKISATDTIQTKNIARQWAIKKINFLNEDYKKNKQQIIETAKKFGIVTDDTSLIVLDTAEDYVRYNVIPPKEDEKLYRRYSELIKNSNNNSAKNNREENSRKIPETVYKNFEAFRKWWNTSSEEFKKKTNLKSKDESDSYEIEPPVLSRLFSAGRNNERENYAAESAYAFTDSLSLEVELEEKEAFAENPSAQNKEASIQLEAWSPDADYLSILKRTKTNEMYKKYLELKKEHSSSPSFYIAVSDYFAQENLSSESLRILSNLAELNLESTDILRALADKLVEHKYYNHAIQILEKLVTLKSEIPQFLRDLGMACYLNGEYQKAVDTLYSVAYKHWDGRFAEVQQIALNDMNAIIAECKQKKIKLNLSDIDKKLIQNFDCDIRIILTWNMDDCDIDLWVTDPDNELCYFGNKLTYLGGRISNDFTQGYGPEEFCIHEAPEGTYKIEANYYANHQQKILQPVTVQAEIYTNFGRPDQKRQVLTLELTEKKETFLIGNINF; encoded by the coding sequence ATGAAGAAAATTTTTATTACATCCATATTTCTTTTTTTTACTGCAACTATTTTTGCACAGCAGACATCTTTCATAAATATAAGAATTCGTGACTCAAAAACAGAAGGCACTGTAAGACTTAAAGAACTTTCTGCAGAAGCTGAAGTTTATGCAGACATTGCTGTAACAAAGCTGGACATGATTATAGAAAACACAACCGCTTCAATTCTTGAAGGAGAAATTGAATTCCCCCTTGGAGAAAATGAATCCATAACAGGATATGCTCTGGACATTGACGGACGGATGAGGAACGGTGTTGTTGTAGAAAAAGAAAAAGGCCGGCAGATTTTTGAAGCAGTTGTCCGCCAGGGAATTGATCCGGGACTTGTAGAAAAAACAGCCGGCAATAATTTTAAAACAAGAGTATATCCGATTCCTGCAAACGGAGTACGCCACCTTCAGATTACATATCAGACAGAACTTAAAAACACAGACAGATATATTTTTTCTGCACTCCCGGAAAACCAGCTGGATTCTTTTGATTTTAAAATTACTATTTTAAAAAACAATGCCCTCATGCCAAAAGAACTGTCTGATAAAAATACCTTTTCATTTTCAGAAATGAATACGGGAATTACTGCAACCATTTCTAAAAAAAATTATAAACTGACCTCACCAATTATTTTTGAAATACCTTCAGAAACTTCTGATGTGCAGGATGTTTATACGGAAGACATAGGAAGCAGCACATATTTTTATTTCAGTAAAAAAATAAAAACTGAACCGGAAGAAAAAACTCTGCCTGAAAAACTTACTGTGTGGTGGGACATTTCTTCTTCAGGAGAAAAAAGAAATATAGAAAAGGAAGTACAGCTTCTTGAAACCTATGCAGCACGCCTTGATAATCCTGAGATTATGATTATTCCGTTCTGCAATGAAGTTCACAAGGCAAAAGTATTTACAGGAAATTCAAAACAGGAACTTAAAAAACTCCGGGATTTTATTTTATCCCTTGAATATGACGGGGCAACAAACCTTGACGTAGATTTTAATTTTGCCGGTGGGGATGAACTTCTGATTTTTACCGACGGCCTTTCTTCCTGGAAAGACGGCTCTGATTTTCAGCAAAATATTTCCGTCCCTGTATATACAATAAACTCAAGCCCGTCAGCAGATCACTCCCGGTTAAAAGCAATGGCAGAAAAAAATTCAGGAGCTTACATAAATCTTTCAAATCCATCTGCTGATGTTTCTTACGGGTTAAAAAAGCTTCTGGAAAATCCGCTGAGGCTTATAAAAATTGAATATAATAAAAAAGCTGTTGAAGAAATTTTTCCTTCAGAAAAATCTATAGTTGATGAAAATTTTTCTGTTGCAGGAATTCTAAAAAAGAAGGAAGCTGATGTGACACTTTACTTCGGACATGGTACAAAAATTGAAAATTCCTTCACCGTTAAAATCAGTGCTACTGATACAATTCAAACTAAAAATATTGCAAGACAGTGGGCAATAAAAAAGATAAACTTCCTGAATGAAGACTATAAAAAAAATAAACAGCAGATTATTGAAACTGCAAAAAAATTCGGAATAGTAACAGACGATACTTCACTTATAGTTCTTGATACGGCAGAAGATTATGTAAGATACAATGTAATTCCTCCAAAGGAAGACGAAAAACTCTACCGCAGATATTCTGAACTCATAAAAAATTCAAACAATAATTCAGCAAAAAATAACCGTGAAGAAAACAGCAGAAAAATTCCTGAAACTGTTTATAAGAATTTTGAAGCCTTCAGAAAATGGTGGAATACTTCATCTGAAGAATTTAAAAAGAAAACTAATTTAAAAAGCAAAGATGAATCTGATTCTTACGAAATAGAACCGCCTGTTTTAAGCAGACTGTTTTCAGCAGGCAGAAATAATGAAAGAGAAAATTATGCAGCAGAATCCGCTTACGCTTTTACAGATTCACTCAGTCTTGAAGTAGAACTGGAAGAAAAAGAAGCTTTTGCAGAAAATCCTTCTGCACAAAACAAAGAAGCTTCCATTCAACTTGAAGCCTGGTCTCCTGATGCAGATTATCTTTCTATCCTAAAACGGACAAAAACAAATGAGATGTATAAAAAATATCTGGAACTGAAAAAAGAACATTCTTCATCCCCTTCATTCTATATAGCAGTGTCAGATTATTTTGCACAGGAAAATCTTTCTTCAGAAAGTCTCCGCATACTTTCCAATCTGGCAGAACTGAATCTTGAAAGCACAGATATTCTGCGAGCCCTTGCAGATAAGCTTGTTGAACATAAATACTATAACCATGCAATACAGATTCTCGAAAAACTTGTTACCTTAAAATCAGAGATACCTCAATTCCTGAGAGATCTGGGCATGGCCTGTTATCTTAACGGCGAATACCAGAAAGCAGTCGATACGCTGTATTCAGTTGCATACAAACACTGGGACGGAAGATTTGCTGAAGTGCAGCAGATTGCCCTCAACGATATGAATGCTATTATTGCTGAATGCAAACAGAAAAAAATAAAACTGAACCTGTCTGACATTGATAAAAAACTGATTCAGAATTTTGACTGTGACATCCGCATCATCCTTACATGGAATATGGACGACTGCGATATAGATTTATGGGTAACGGATCCTGATAACGAATTATGCTATTTCGGGAATAAACTTACATATCTTGGAGGAAGAATCTCAAATGACTTTACACAGGGGTACGGCCCTGAAGAATTTTGCATACACGAAGCTCCCGAAGGAACATATAAAATTGAAGCAAATTACTATGCAAATCATCAGCAGAAAATCCTCCAGCCGGTAACCGTTCAGGCAGAAATATATACAAACTTTGGACGGCCTGATCAAAAAAGACAGGTTCTTACCCTGGAACTTACCGAAAAGAAAGAAACTTTCCTTATAGGAAATATAAATTTCTAA
- a CDS encoding glutathione peroxidase, whose amino-acid sequence MAIYDYTVKDRNGNDVPLSQYKGKVMLIVNTATGCGFTPQYEGLENLWKKFHDRGLEILDFPCNQFGNQAPENDEEIHSFCQMKYNTSFDNLKKIEVNGPDEIPLYTFLKSQKGFAGFTGENAAFMEKHVAQFDPDFKNNAEIKWNFTKFIVDRNGTVAARFESTTEPSEIEACIESLL is encoded by the coding sequence ATGGCAATTTACGATTACACAGTTAAAGACAGAAACGGCAATGATGTTCCCCTTTCTCAGTACAAAGGCAAAGTTATGCTCATCGTTAACACAGCAACAGGATGCGGATTTACTCCTCAATATGAAGGTCTTGAAAACCTCTGGAAAAAATTCCATGACAGGGGACTGGAAATACTTGATTTTCCGTGCAATCAGTTTGGCAATCAGGCTCCTGAAAACGATGAAGAAATTCATTCCTTCTGCCAGATGAAATACAACACAAGCTTTGATAATCTTAAAAAAATAGAAGTAAACGGACCAGATGAAATTCCGCTGTACACATTCCTTAAAAGTCAGAAAGGATTTGCAGGATTTACAGGCGAAAATGCTGCTTTTATGGAAAAGCATGTTGCACAGTTTGATCCTGACTTCAAAAACAATGCCGAAATTAAATGGAACTTTACAAAATTTATAGTAGACCGGAACGGAACTGTTGCCGCACGTTTTGAAAGCACCACTGAACCTTCAGAAATTGAAGCCTGCATCGAAAGCCTGCTTTAA
- a CDS encoding RNA polymerase sigma factor: MFVNGKKVESVQINCDDSADFRKLYDATYTTLFKVCYRIVEDEEAAEDLVHDSFIKANEKHMVFPTMDDAKFWLICVVRNASLNFAKKRLREAKAYHKALYEGRQHIESGEVDLLKGESVRLTREAINKLSPNLREVVILREYADMNYKDIGKALGITEGNVKVRIFRAREQLVKILGEEDVYLS; the protein is encoded by the coding sequence TTGTTTGTTAACGGAAAGAAAGTTGAATCCGTACAGATAAACTGTGATGATTCAGCTGATTTTAGAAAATTATATGACGCAACCTATACTACGCTTTTTAAAGTCTGCTACCGCATAGTTGAAGACGAAGAAGCAGCAGAAGACCTTGTGCATGATTCATTTATAAAAGCAAATGAAAAGCACATGGTTTTTCCGACAATGGATGATGCCAAGTTCTGGCTTATCTGTGTCGTAAGAAATGCTTCACTTAACTTTGCAAAAAAGAGACTTCGGGAGGCAAAAGCGTACCATAAGGCGTTATATGAAGGACGTCAGCATATTGAAAGCGGAGAAGTCGACCTTCTTAAAGGAGAATCAGTCCGTCTGACCCGTGAAGCAATAAACAAGCTCAGCCCTAACCTGAGGGAAGTTGTTATTTTGCGTGAATATGCCGATATGAACTACAAAGATATTGGAAAGGCACTGGGAATCACTGAAGGCAACGTTAAAGTAAGGATTTTCCGTGCCAGAGAACAGCTTGTTAAAATATTAGGAGAAGAAGATGTCTACCTGTCCTGA